A window of Cheilinus undulatus linkage group 1, ASM1832078v1, whole genome shotgun sequence contains these coding sequences:
- the rasl12 gene encoding ras-like protein family member 12 isoform X4 — protein sequence MKTVRVLSVKRCRRRALTVKFLTKRFIKDVYCCEQMVDQQPVTVRVMDTCDQDGPVNCERYLSWASVFMVVYSINNMESFKRCQLYLHMLSLHGKTPIILLGNKLDMDPYRQVSQSEAEAVASRFSCVFFEVSACLDFLSVQHVFFEAVRRARKGRGHLVPAVCISEDRALLPPPTFTTPCYKELPAPTTAKLVTVRTSRAQSKRRATTLTLLKGFKIF from the exons ATGAAGACTGTGAGGGTCCTGTCAGTGAAACGCTGCAGACGTAGAG cgCTGACAGTGAAGTTCCTGACGAAGAGATTCATCA AGGACGTGTACTGCTGTGAGCAGATGGTGGACCAGCAGCCAGTTACAGTCAGAGTGATGGATACCTGTGACCAG GACGGTCCGGTGAACTGTGAGCGGTATCTGTCCTGGGCCAGCGTCTTCATGGTGGTCTACAGTATCAACAACATGGAGAGCTTCAAACGCTGCCAGCTCtatctgcacatgctcagtctGCATGGGAAAACTCCCATCATCCTCCTTGGCAACAAGCTGGACATGGACCCATACAG ACAGGTGAGTCAGAGTGAGGCTGAGGCGGTGGCGTCCCGTTTCAGCTGCGTCTTCTTCGAGGTGTCGGCCTGTCTGGACTTCCTGTCTGTGCAGCACGTCTTCTTTGAGGCGGTGAGGAGGGCGAGGAAGGGGCGCGGCCACCTGGTACCAGCAGTCTGCATCAGTGAGGACAGAGCGCTTCTCCCGCCCCCCACCTTCACCACCCCGTGCTACAAGGAGCTGCCGGCGCCAACCACCGCCAAGCTGGTCACGGTGAGGACGTCCAGGGCTCAGAGCAAACGCAGAGCCACCACGCTCACCCTGCTCAAAGGATTCAAGATCTTCTGA
- the rasl12 gene encoding ras-like protein family member 12 isoform X3 translates to MKTVRVLSVKRCRRRALTVKFLTKRFISEYDPLLEDVYCCEQMVDQQPVTVRVMDTCDQDGPVNCERYLSWASVFMVVYSINNMESFKRCQLYLHMLSLHGKTPIILLGNKLDMDPYRQVSQSEAEAVASRFSCVFFEVSACLDFLSVQHVFFEAVRRARKGRGHLVPAVCISEDRALLPPPTFTTPCYKELPAPTTAKLVTVRTSRAQSKRRATTLTLLKGFKIF, encoded by the exons ATGAAGACTGTGAGGGTCCTGTCAGTGAAACGCTGCAGACGTAGAG cgCTGACAGTGAAGTTCCTGACGAAGAGATTCATCAGTGAGTACGACCCTCTGCTCG AGGACGTGTACTGCTGTGAGCAGATGGTGGACCAGCAGCCAGTTACAGTCAGAGTGATGGATACCTGTGACCAG GACGGTCCGGTGAACTGTGAGCGGTATCTGTCCTGGGCCAGCGTCTTCATGGTGGTCTACAGTATCAACAACATGGAGAGCTTCAAACGCTGCCAGCTCtatctgcacatgctcagtctGCATGGGAAAACTCCCATCATCCTCCTTGGCAACAAGCTGGACATGGACCCATACAG ACAGGTGAGTCAGAGTGAGGCTGAGGCGGTGGCGTCCCGTTTCAGCTGCGTCTTCTTCGAGGTGTCGGCCTGTCTGGACTTCCTGTCTGTGCAGCACGTCTTCTTTGAGGCGGTGAGGAGGGCGAGGAAGGGGCGCGGCCACCTGGTACCAGCAGTCTGCATCAGTGAGGACAGAGCGCTTCTCCCGCCCCCCACCTTCACCACCCCGTGCTACAAGGAGCTGCCGGCGCCAACCACCGCCAAGCTGGTCACGGTGAGGACGTCCAGGGCTCAGAGCAAACGCAGAGCCACCACGCTCACCCTGCTCAAAGGATTCAAGATCTTCTGA
- the si:cabz01068815.1 gene encoding solute carrier family 51 subunit beta, protein MFADRILLVLLLLAPTGAFMVHNTRRSLCMDDSAASGEVVLRRCNLDSVSQQWVWVDQNMLMNEASSRCLWAQQPGPPRTRSCSERGSGPGSDPSGLLWDCDRDRLISRNLSMMLAVDGRRPVLSHDSKQSRWRSVDGGDICQERQRSRRSSDEPDEFESTDEQAGAKMTEEQREYLRWFYRTEDPTTWKFVLLGLAFVCLLVGFMLLGMGVMANKNRKKIAKYKAAAALAQMGKGEQLQVISALRDDSSSKPSPSPERVQHRPPPPNGELSELKAGSIVVTWKDGNTSCLYPDTKEEQQEEQEEEQGEEEKQEEQGEEEKQEEDHAEVSADEPVKAEE, encoded by the exons ATGTTTGCTGACAGGATCCTCCTGGTTCTCCTCCTGCTGG CTCCTACGGGAGCCTTCATGGTCCATAACACCCGCCGAAGCCTGTGCATGGACGACTCTGCAGCGTCAGGCGAGGTGGTCCTCAGGAGGTGTAACCTGGACTCCGTGTCCCAGCAGTGGGTCTGGGTGGACCAGAACATGCTCATGAACGAGGCGTCCTCCAGGTGTCTGTGGGCCCAGCAGCCAGGACCGCCGCGTACTCGGTCCTGCAGTGAGCGGGGGTCAGGGCCGGGGTCGGACCCTTCAGGGTTACTGTGGGACTGTGACAGAGACAGGCTGATCAGCAGGAACTTGTCCATGATGCTGGCCGTCGATGGACGGCGTCCGGTCCTCTCACACGACAGCAAACAGTCCAGGTGGAGGTCTGTGGATGGAGGGGACATCTGCCAGGAGAGACAGA GATCCAGGCGGTCTTCTGATGAACCAGATGAGTTTGAGTCCACAGATGAGCAGGCAGGTGCAAAGATGACAGAGGAACAGAGGGAGTATCTCCGCTGGTTCTACCGCACAGAGGACC CGACCACCTGGAAGTTCGTCCTGCTGGGTCTTGCCTTCGTCTGCCTTCTGGTTGGCTTCATGCTGCTGGGGATGGGAGTCATGGCCAACAA GAACAGAAAGAAGATAGCCAAGTACAAAGCAGCGGCGGCTCTGGCTCAGATGGGCAAGGGCGAGCAGCTGCAGGTCATTTCAGCGCTCAGAGACGACAGCAGCAGTAAACCGTCACCTTCGCCAGAACGAGTACAGCACAGACCGCCGCCGCCCAACGGGGAGCTGAGCGAGCTCAAAGCAGGGAGCATAGTCGTCACATGGAAGGACGGGAACACTTCCTGTCTGTACCCAGACACAAAGGAGGAGCAACAGGAGGAGCAAGAGGAGGAGCAAGGGGAGgaggagaaacaggaggagcaaggggaggaggagaaacaggaggaggaccATGCAGAGGTGTCAGCTGATGAGCCTGTGAAGGCAGAGGAGTAG
- the LOC121508219 gene encoding cytochrome b-c1 complex subunit Rieske, mitochondrial: protein MMSLAARSGAFSPYMQATAFTVAGPLKALVPGVVVKGEKILLDTKKKFLCRETLTGQSARTGPAVTVSINGAAGVRFAHTDIRVPDFSDYRRPEVMDPHKSSRDSGDSRKAFSYLITGATTVVSVYAAKTVVTQFVSSMSASADVLALSKIEIKLGDIPEGKNMTFKWRGKPLFVRHRTEKEIATEAAVNIAELRDPQHDKDRVINPSWVIVLGVCTHLGCVPIANAGEYGGYYCPCHGSHYDASGRIRKGPAPLNLEVPYYEFPDDDTVVVG from the exons ATGATGTCCCTTGCTGCCCGGTCGGGGGCTTTTTCCCCCTACATGCAGGCCACAGCCTTCACGGTGGCCGGTCCTCTGAAGGCGCTGGTCCCGGGGGTCGTGGTGAAAGGAGAGAAGATTTTATTAGACACTAAAAAGAAGTTCCTGTGCCGGGAAACCCTGACGGGGCAGAGCGCTAGAACAGGCCCCGCTGTGACGGTTAGCATCAACG GCGCCGCAGGCGTGCGGTTTGCTCACACGGACATCAGAGTCCCAGACTTTTCAGACTACAGGCGCCCTGAAGTCATGGACCCTCACAAGTCCTCCAGAGACAGCGGCGACTCCAGGAAGGCCTTCTCCTACCTGATAACCGGAGCCACCACCGTGGTGAGCGTGTACGCCGCCAAGACGGTGGTCACACAGTTCGTGTCATCCATGAGCGCCTCGGCCGACGTCCTGGCTCTGTCCAAGATCGAGATCAAGCTCGGGGACATCCCTGAGGGTAAGAACATGACCTTCAAGTGGAGGGGCAAACCGCTGTTTGTCCGCCACCGTACCGAGAAGGAGATCGCCACCGAGGCCGCCGTTAACATCGCGGAGCTGCGAGACCCTCAGCACGACAAGGACCGCGTGATCAACCCCAGCTGGGTCATCGTTCTGGGCGTGTGCACACATCTGGGCTGCGTACCGATCGCCAACGCTGGAGAATACGGCGGATACTACTGCCCCTGCCACGGCTCGCACTACGACGCCTCAGGACGCATCAGGAAAGGCCCCGCCCCCCTCAACCTGGAGGTCCCTTACTACGAGTTCCCAGATGATGACACGGTGGTCGTGGGCTAA